Sequence from the Piscinibacter sp. HJYY11 genome:
GCGCCGGCACGCTGACCTTCGACCAGATGGTCGAGGCCATGCAGGCGCGCATCGCCGAGGTCGATGCGGTCATCGCCGAGCAGCGCGCGTTGCGCAAGAAGCTGGTGGCGCACATCGACTGGCTGCAGCAGCGCCAGCGCGAGATCGAGAAGCTCCGCCTGGCCCCCAAGGGAGGCTGGATCCGGCCTCGGAAGGATCGGTCGTGATCCCCGACGGGTACGCGCGCCACACCCGACGCAGCCCGCTCACCGACCCGTGGGAGCCGCTCTTCGCCCGCGAGGCGGGCGACGCCGTCCAGCTGGCGGTCGAGATCCGTGAAGCGCATTGCAACGCGCGCGGCTTCGCCCACGGCGGGCTCGTGAGCGCCCTGGCGGACAACGCGATGGGCCTGTCGGCCGTGCGCCTCGCACGC
This genomic interval carries:
- a CDS encoding MerR family transcriptional regulator, whose product is MKISELARRTGVSVHRLRRYEDTGLIHAERQPSGYREFSERTVREVVFISMGRDLGFSLQDLADTVPRYRAGTLTFDQMVEAMQARIAEVDAVIAEQRALRKKLVAHIDWLQQRQREIEKLRLAPKGGWIRPRKDRS
- a CDS encoding PaaI family thioesterase; this translates as MIPDGYARHTRRSPLTDPWEPLFAREAGDAVQLAVEIREAHCNARGFAHGGLVSALADNAMGLSAVRLARQQPGQAQASAVTVTLALDFLDTARIGDWLEVQPSVLKLGRTLAFAECRVVCGDRLVARGNASFRMV